One Halarcobacter ebronensis genomic window carries:
- a CDS encoding TonB-dependent receptor plug domain-containing protein translates to MNYSKYLWGISLLSSTSFAESMMYETIDIYDVVGDDFKNKNILIKEKKQSNNIADFLKDDPEITIKRKSNYGDNGDTLLIRGQGGNRIALNIDGHNINSLGQMGGSYIDFGTISMDNIEKIEVLKGGSSVEYGNVLGGVINAYTKSPEEKPYFSIYGTLGGWDADNYYNIRTSYSQRFGNFGISIGASHQESDEYLWNNDYKSDSISAKLYYFTPNDGELSLGIIHSDTTRGVVKTNRQSTNPNTPLYNQKISNKYPLSLGETFAGESGANRAFSVVGEGANSNKRKNLFDIAYSQPINKNLTIDLSAYANREDRDEKNYADTSLVGGTSLNNGDLVMQRDIEMDRSYGYKSKATITLDNHNILLGVQRRVLRSGENVINFINTQYNGNAGGGGNKNNSVGIVNEGTDIQLDGIFISDTYFLNEKLELNIGARYDNYEIDMPNGGETFTQSEDKISPKLGLVYTPNAKDSYGIYLYQMFRAPGATEAYHYTVGRDALSELESKNLKAEKADALDLIYRHSFSGRSIFQASIFYYDVDDYLLFKTPISGGRYAYNVDNATFFGVSMNSFYEINDYFALKGGFSYQEAKKEGDALDPNNRMDKLDYIPDLKINAGFEWKVTPKIKTDFLVTYIGERYYQRTIDDVEKLSGYTTVDASVQYELAKGAVVELYAENIMDENYEEVFGYPTAGTIIGASFKYVF, encoded by the coding sequence ATGAATTATTCTAAATATTTGTGGGGGATATCTTTATTATCATCAACATCATTTGCAGAATCAATGATGTATGAAACAATAGATATTTATGACGTAGTTGGGGATGATTTTAAGAATAAAAATATTCTTATAAAAGAGAAAAAGCAGAGTAATAATATTGCAGATTTTTTGAAAGATGATCCTGAAATAACTATAAAAAGAAAGTCAAATTATGGAGACAATGGAGATACCTTATTAATAAGAGGGCAAGGTGGCAATAGAATTGCTTTAAATATTGATGGACATAATATTAACTCTTTAGGGCAGATGGGTGGAAGTTATATCGATTTTGGAACTATTTCTATGGATAATATAGAAAAAATTGAAGTCCTTAAAGGTGGAAGCTCAGTTGAGTATGGAAATGTTTTGGGTGGAGTTATAAATGCTTATACAAAAAGTCCAGAAGAGAAGCCATATTTCAGTATATATGGAACATTGGGAGGTTGGGATGCTGATAATTATTACAATATTAGAACAAGTTATTCCCAAAGATTTGGTAATTTTGGTATAAGTATTGGGGCTAGTCACCAAGAGTCTGATGAATATCTTTGGAATAATGATTATAAGTCTGACTCTATTTCGGCAAAATTATACTATTTTACTCCAAATGATGGTGAATTATCATTAGGTATTATTCATTCTGACACTACAAGGGGAGTAGTTAAAACAAATAGACAGAGTACTAATCCAAATACTCCTTTGTATAATCAAAAAATATCAAATAAATATCCTCTATCTTTGGGTGAAACTTTTGCTGGAGAAAGTGGTGCAAATAGAGCTTTTTCTGTAGTAGGAGAAGGGGCTAACTCAAATAAAAGGAAAAACCTTTTTGATATTGCATACTCCCAACCAATAAACAAAAACTTAACAATTGATTTAAGTGCATATGCAAATAGAGAAGATAGAGATGAAAAGAACTATGCTGATACCTCATTGGTTGGAGGTACTTCATTAAATAATGGTGATTTAGTAATGCAAAGAGATATAGAGATGGATAGAAGCTATGGATATAAGTCAAAAGCAACAATAACATTAGATAACCATAATATTTTACTTGGAGTCCAAAGAAGAGTTTTAAGGTCAGGGGAAAATGTAATCAATTTTATAAATACCCAATACAATGGAAATGCAGGGGGAGGTGGAAATAAAAATAACTCTGTAGGTATTGTAAATGAAGGTACAGATATACAACTAGATGGAATATTTATATCAGATACTTACTTTTTAAACGAAAAACTGGAATTAAATATAGGGGCAAGATATGATAATTATGAAATAGACATGCCAAATGGAGGTGAGACTTTCACTCAAAGTGAAGATAAAATATCACCAAAACTAGGATTAGTTTATACTCCTAATGCAAAAGACTCTTATGGTATCTATTTGTACCAAATGTTTAGAGCCCCTGGTGCAACAGAAGCATATCACTATACTGTGGGTAGAGATGCTTTAAGTGAGTTGGAAAGTAAAAATCTAAAAGCAGAAAAAGCAGATGCTTTAGATTTAATTTATAGGCATAGTTTTAGTGGAAGAAGTATCTTTCAAGCCTCTATTTTTTATTATGATGTAGATGATTACCTATTGTTTAAAACTCCAATAAGTGGGGGAAGGTATGCATATAATGTGGATAATGCAACTTTTTTTGGAGTTAGTATGAATAGTTTCTATGAGATAAATGACTATTTTGCACTAAAAGGTGGTTTTTCATATCAAGAAGCAAAAAAAGAAGGAGATGCCCTAGATCCAAACAATAGAATGGATAAATTAGACTATATACCTGATTTAAAAATAAATGCAGGCTTTGAATGGAAAGTTACTCCTAAAATAAAAACAGACTTTTTAGTAACTTATATAGGTGAGAGATATTATCAAAGAACAATTGATGATGTGGAAAAGTTAAGTGGATATACAACAGTAGATGCTTCAGTTCAATATGAGTTAGCAAAAGGTGCTGTTGTAGAACTTTATGCAGAAAATATTATGGATGAAAATTATGAAGAGGTATTTGGTTACCCAACTGCAGGTACTATAATAGGAGCGAGTTTTAAGTATGTATTTTAA
- a CDS encoding YciI family protein, with amino-acid sequence MQYLVIAYDNDGALEKRLEVRDAHVAGAKKMIAEGKIINAGALIEEDQMVGSTLFVDFESDDEINEWLENEPYVQNGVWNMDEFQIVPVKLLPKD; translated from the coding sequence ATGCAATACCTAGTAATAGCCTATGATAATGACGGTGCCTTAGAAAAAAGACTTGAAGTTAGAGATGCACATGTTGCTGGTGCAAAAAAAATGATAGCAGAAGGTAAAATCATAAATGCAGGTGCCTTAATTGAAGAGGATCAAATGGTTGGTTCTACACTTTTTGTTGATTTTGAAAGTGATGATGAGATAAATGAGTGGTTAGAAAATGAACCATATGTACAAAATGGTGTATGGAATATGGACGAGTTCCAAATCGTACCTGTGAAGCTACTTCCTAAAGATTAA
- the rpoC gene encoding DNA-directed RNA polymerase subunit beta', which yields MSNSKKILQPIEVKELERPQDFSAFQLRLASPEKILSWSSGEVKKPETINYRTLKPERDGLFCAKIFGPVKDYECLCGKYKKMRYKGVVCEKCGVEVTSSKVRRHRMGHIDLVSPVAHIWMVSSLPTRIGTLLGVKLKDLERVLYYEAYIVNEPGDAYYDNEKTKKVEKYDILNEEQYRTISDLFEHTGFEANMGGDVVKELLETIDLIELLHSLKEEMDGTKSEAKRKTIVKRLKVVENFINSGNRPEWMMLTKLPVLPPDLRPLVALDGGKFAVSDVNDLYRRVINRNNRLKRLTELDAPEIIIRNEKRMLQEAVDALFDNGKTANAVKGANKRPLKSLSEIIKGKQGRFRQNLLGKRVDFSGRSVIVVGPSLNMDQCGIPKKMALELFKPHLMAKLEEKGYATTLKSAKRLIESATNEVWECLSEIVDEYPILLNRAPTLHKLSIQAFHPVLIDGKAIQLHPLVCAAFNADFDGDQMAVHVPLSQEAIAEAKILMMSSMNILLPASGRAIAVPSQDMILGIYYLSLEKEGVKGEHKLFADVNEAKIALEMGKVDLHAKIRTKIDDKVIHTTIGRLIVHEILPSFVPVELWNKILKKKDIGALVDYIYKHGGYEVTPRFLDNLKNLGFRYATDAGISVSIDDIKVPLSKPEHILKSKKEVIEVQRQFSQGLLTEQERYNKIIDIWTEVNNILGSEMMDIVKTDKNGFNSIYMMADSGARGSAAQIRQLSGMRGLMAKPDGSIIETPIISNFREGLNVLEYFISTHGARKGLADTALKTANAGYLTRKLIDVSQNVRITNEDCGTHEGIQITDISSGNELIESLEERITGRVIAEDIIDPISNEILFAEGTLITEEDAKVVAEAEVKSVVIRTPLTCKEENGLCSKCYGLNLGEQRKAKPGEAVGVVAAQSIGEPGTQLTLRTFHVGGTASATQTERELRADKEGFIRYYNIKTHIDREGRHIVANRRNAGILLCEPKINAPFKGNVTVETIHEETVLTITNGKEEKKYYLRKNDVAKANELAGVSGKVEGKLYLPHADGVEVEKNESIVEMIKGGWNVPNRIPYASLLKVEDGAPITSTLISGAKGFVKYYKLHGDYLERREDINSGEVVHEKGMFAVIVDAEGREALRHYISRGSVVQLDNNTPVEKDSVIALPASNEQVVIAEWDPYSNPTIAEKDGKIAFEDIIPGVTVAEQFDELTGSSKLVVNEYIPAGYKPTIVVATDKKELIRYALDPKTSIFVNEGQEVKVADILGKTPKATQKSKDITGGLPRVSELFEARRPKNIAVLASFDGMVTFGKPLRNKQRINVTDENGNRVEYLVEKSKQILVRDGEFVHAGEALTDGQVSPHDVLKILGEKALHYFIVSEVQQVYRSQGVNIADKHIEVILSQMLRQVSIIEGGDTKFIIGDMVSKKRFIQENEKIIKLGGRPAIAEPLLLGITRAAVTSDSIISAASFQETTKVLTEAAISAKMDMLEDLKENVVIGRTIPVGTGLYKNKKVKFLKPNEE from the coding sequence ATGAGTAATAGCAAAAAAATTTTACAGCCAATTGAAGTAAAAGAATTAGAGAGACCGCAAGATTTCTCTGCTTTTCAGTTAAGACTTGCTAGTCCTGAAAAAATTCTATCTTGGTCATCAGGGGAAGTTAAAAAACCTGAGACTATCAATTATAGAACTTTAAAACCAGAAAGAGATGGTCTATTTTGTGCTAAAATTTTTGGACCAGTAAAAGACTATGAGTGTCTTTGTGGTAAATATAAAAAGATGAGATACAAAGGTGTTGTATGTGAAAAATGTGGTGTTGAAGTAACATCATCAAAAGTTAGAAGACACAGAATGGGACATATTGATTTAGTATCTCCTGTTGCACACATCTGGATGGTAAGCTCACTTCCTACAAGAATTGGAACACTATTAGGTGTTAAATTAAAAGATTTAGAAAGAGTATTATATTATGAAGCATATATCGTAAATGAGCCAGGTGATGCTTATTATGATAATGAAAAAACTAAAAAAGTTGAAAAATATGATATCTTAAATGAAGAGCAATACAGAACTATCTCTGATTTGTTTGAACACACAGGCTTTGAAGCAAATATGGGTGGAGATGTTGTAAAAGAACTTCTTGAAACTATAGATCTAATTGAACTCCTTCACTCTTTAAAAGAAGAAATGGACGGAACTAAATCTGAAGCAAAAAGAAAAACAATTGTAAAAAGATTGAAAGTTGTTGAAAACTTTATCAATTCTGGAAATAGACCAGAGTGGATGATGTTAACAAAACTTCCAGTTCTTCCACCAGACTTAAGACCACTTGTTGCTCTTGATGGTGGTAAATTTGCTGTTTCAGACGTAAATGACCTTTATAGAAGAGTTATAAACAGAAATAATAGACTTAAAAGATTAACAGAACTTGATGCACCAGAAATCATTATTAGAAATGAAAAAAGAATGCTTCAAGAAGCAGTTGATGCACTATTTGATAATGGTAAAACTGCAAATGCTGTTAAGGGAGCTAATAAAAGACCTCTTAAATCTCTTTCTGAAATTATTAAAGGGAAACAAGGACGATTTAGACAAAACTTACTTGGTAAAAGGGTTGACTTCTCAGGAAGATCTGTAATCGTTGTTGGACCATCTTTAAATATGGATCAATGTGGTATCCCTAAAAAAATGGCTCTTGAGCTGTTTAAACCACATTTGATGGCAAAATTAGAAGAGAAAGGTTATGCAACAACTCTTAAATCAGCTAAAAGATTAATTGAGTCTGCAACAAATGAAGTTTGGGAGTGTTTATCTGAGATTGTTGATGAATATCCAATTTTATTAAACAGAGCACCAACTCTTCACAAATTGTCAATTCAAGCTTTCCACCCAGTATTAATTGATGGAAAAGCAATTCAGCTTCACCCACTAGTTTGTGCGGCATTCAACGCCGACTTTGATGGGGACCAAATGGCGGTGCACGTACCACTATCTCAAGAAGCTATTGCAGAAGCTAAGATTTTGATGATGAGTTCTATGAATATTCTTCTTCCAGCATCTGGTAGAGCAATTGCAGTACCTTCACAGGATATGATTTTAGGTATTTACTATCTATCATTAGAGAAAGAGGGAGTAAAAGGTGAACATAAACTATTCGCTGATGTAAATGAAGCAAAAATTGCATTAGAGATGGGTAAAGTTGATCTTCATGCAAAAATTAGAACTAAAATTGATGATAAAGTTATTCATACAACTATTGGTAGACTAATAGTTCATGAAATCTTACCATCATTTGTTCCTGTTGAATTATGGAATAAAATTTTGAAGAAAAAAGATATTGGAGCATTAGTTGATTACATCTATAAACATGGTGGATATGAAGTAACTCCAAGATTCTTAGATAACCTTAAAAACTTAGGTTTTAGATATGCAACAGATGCAGGTATCTCTGTTTCTATTGATGATATTAAAGTACCACTTTCAAAACCTGAACATATTTTAAAATCTAAAAAAGAGGTTATTGAAGTTCAAAGACAATTCTCTCAAGGTTTATTAACTGAGCAAGAGAGATACAACAAAATTATTGATATCTGGACAGAGGTTAATAATATACTTGGTTCAGAGATGATGGATATTGTTAAAACAGATAAAAATGGATTTAACTCTATTTATATGATGGCTGACTCAGGAGCTAGGGGTTCTGCTGCTCAGATTAGACAGTTATCTGGTATGAGGGGTCTTATGGCTAAACCAGATGGTTCTATTATTGAGACACCAATTATCTCTAACTTTAGAGAAGGTCTAAACGTTCTTGAGTACTTTATTTCTACGCACGGTGCTAGAAAAGGTCTTGCGGATACAGCTCTTAAAACAGCAAATGCAGGGTACTTAACAAGAAAACTTATTGATGTATCTCAAAATGTAAGAATCACAAATGAAGATTGTGGTACTCACGAAGGTATTCAAATTACAGATATTAGTTCAGGGAATGAGCTTATTGAGTCACTTGAAGAGAGAATTACAGGTAGAGTTATTGCTGAAGATATTATTGACCCAATCTCAAATGAGATTTTATTTGCAGAGGGTACTTTAATTACAGAAGAGGATGCAAAAGTAGTTGCAGAAGCAGAAGTAAAATCAGTTGTTATTAGAACTCCACTAACTTGTAAAGAGGAAAATGGACTTTGTTCAAAATGTTATGGTCTAAACCTTGGTGAGCAAAGAAAAGCTAAACCAGGTGAGGCTGTAGGAGTTGTTGCTGCTCAATCAATTGGGGAACCAGGAACACAGCTAACACTTAGAACATTCCACGTTGGGGGAACTGCAAGTGCAACTCAAACAGAGAGAGAGTTAAGAGCAGATAAAGAAGGTTTCATTAGATACTACAATATTAAAACACATATTGATAGAGAAGGTAGACATATCGTTGCAAACAGAAGAAATGCAGGTATTTTACTTTGTGAACCAAAAATTAATGCACCATTTAAAGGTAATGTAACTGTTGAAACTATTCACGAAGAGACTGTTTTAACTATTACAAATGGAAAAGAAGAGAAAAAATATTACCTTAGAAAAAATGATGTTGCAAAAGCAAATGAACTTGCTGGGGTTTCTGGTAAAGTTGAAGGTAAACTATATTTACCACATGCAGATGGTGTTGAAGTTGAGAAAAATGAGTCTATCGTTGAGATGATTAAAGGTGGATGGAATGTACCAAATAGGATTCCATACGCATCTTTATTAAAAGTTGAAGATGGTGCGCCTATCACTTCTACACTAATCTCTGGAGCTAAAGGTTTTGTAAAATATTACAAACTTCATGGGGACTACTTAGAAAGAAGAGAAGACATCAATTCTGGTGAAGTTGTACATGAAAAAGGTATGTTTGCAGTTATCGTTGATGCAGAGGGAAGAGAAGCATTAAGACACTATATCTCAAGAGGTTCTGTTGTTCAACTTGACAACAATACTCCTGTAGAAAAAGACAGTGTTATTGCACTTCCAGCTTCAAATGAGCAAGTTGTAATCGCTGAGTGGGATCCATATTCTAACCCAACAATTGCTGAAAAAGACGGTAAAATTGCATTTGAAGATATTATCCCAGGTGTAACTGTTGCAGAGCAATTTGATGAGTTAACAGGTTCATCTAAATTAGTTGTAAATGAGTATATTCCAGCTGGTTATAAACCAACAATAGTTGTTGCAACTGATAAAAAAGAGTTAATTAGATATGCACTTGATCCAAAAACTTCAATTTTTGTAAATGAAGGACAAGAGGTTAAAGTTGCAGATATTTTAGGTAAAACGCCAAAAGCTACACAAAAATCTAAAGATATTACTGGAGGTCTTCCAAGAGTATCTGAGTTATTTGAAGCAAGAAGACCAAAAAATATTGCAGTTCTTGCATCATTTGATGGGATGGTAACATTTGGTAAACCACTTAGAAATAAACAAAGAATTAATGTAACAGATGAAAATGGAAACAGAGTAGAGTACCTTGTAGAGAAATCTAAACAAATTTTAGTAAGAGATGGAGAGTTCGTACACGCTGGTGAAGCATTAACAGACGGACAAGTTTCTCCTCATGATGTACTTAAAATTTTAGGTGAAAAAGCACTTCATTACTTTATTGTTTCTGAAGTACAACAAGTGTATAGATCACAAGGGGTTAATATTGCTGATAAACATATTGAGGTAATTTTATCTCAAATGTTAAGACAAGTATCTATCATTGAAGGTGGAGATACTAAGTTTATTATTGGTGATATGGTTTCTAAGAAAAGATTTATCCAAGAGAATGAAAAGATAATTAAACTTGGTGGTAGACCAGCAATTGCTGAACCTTTATTATTAGGTATTACAAGAGCTGCTGTAACATCAGACTCTATTATCTCTGCTGCATCGTTCCAAGAAACAACAAAAGTTCTAACAGAGGCTGCAATTAGTGCAAAAATGGATATGTTAGAAGACTTAAAAGAGAACGTTGTTATTGGTAGAACAATTCCTGTTGGAACTGGTCTATACAAAAACAAAAAAGTTAAATTTCTTAAACCAAATGAGGAATAA
- the rpoB gene encoding DNA-directed RNA polymerase subunit beta, which produces MLNSLKSGNRLRVDFAKNPQQIEIPNLLQLQQSSFENFLMIGKHDRTEAGIEKVFKSVFPIHDAQNRITLEYLGSEVGKPKYDVRESMVRGLTYSIPLKINIRLTLWDLDEKTGEKIGVRDMKEQSLFIREIPLMTDRTSFIVNGVERVVVNQLHRSPGVIFKEEESNTSGNKLIYTGQIIPDRGSWLYFEYDAKDVLYVRINKRRKVPVTILFRALGYSKEDIIKLFYPILNIKIKNNKFLTEFNPDDFTGRVEFDIKDDKGNLVIAAGKRLTARKGKALVDGGLKLVEYPVDLLMDRSTANTIYDPESGEVLFDALTTLDELKLKKLLDLGFDNFDIANDLASGVDDSIINAFKADAESLKLLKQTEQIDDENDLSAIRIYKVMRPGEPVTKEAAKEFVKKLFFDPERYDLTKVGRMKMNHKLGVSVPEYVTVLTYEDIIKTVQYLVKVKAGHGHIDDRDHLGNRRIRAIGELLANELHSGLIKMQKAIRDKMTTLSGTLEDIMPHDLVNSKMITSTITEFFTSGQLSQFMDQTNPLSEVTHKRRLSALGEGGLVKERAGFEVRDVHPTHYGRICPVETPEGQNIGLINTLSTFSKVNDLGFIEAPYKKVQDGIVSDEIVYVTATQEEGMIIAPGSTKVDDHGKIIEPLIEARQDGEILLVERSKVNLIDISSQMVMGVAASLIPFLEHDDANRALMGSNMMRQAVPLLRPNAPIVGTGLEKIVARDAWEAIKAKRAGIVEKVDAKNVYIRGEDESGAFIDHYEVNKNVRTNNNTSFGQRTVAKEGDIVTKGQVIADGPSMDNGELAVGVNAMVAFMPWNGYNYEDAIILSQRLIEEDAFTSVHIYEKEVECRELKHGNEEITRDLPGVKEESITHLDNSGIVKVGTFVKPGMILVGKVTPKGEIKPTPEERLLRAIFGEKAGHVINKSLYCPTSMEGTVVDVKVFTKKGYEKDERAIAEIESEKAELDMKHHDKLLMLDREEILKINDLLSKTPLASDVELDGKVYKAGGSIPVDVLAGVNRFAMKKVVSSYSNEIEKAYNDIKEYFIKQKATLREEHEEKLQVLEHDDILPSGVIKQVKVYIATKRKIKVGDKMAGRHGNKGIVSNIVPQVDMPYLENGTTVDVILNPLGVPSRMNIGQILEVHLGLAGRKLGYQIQDIFDAKKADFIVELRAKMAEIADVAKLMDGKKFMESLSDEDLIRYARDWSKGVRFATPVFDGAKTEEFARLFELAKIDSDGKTTLFDGKTGDKMKERVNVGYMYMLKLHHLVDEKVHARSTGPYSLVTQQPVGGKALFGGQRFGEMEVWALEAYGATNVLKEMLTTKSDDVEGRTRAYRAIANGENVPASGVPETFFVLTKELKALGLDVEIFEEVEDNE; this is translated from the coding sequence ATGTTAAACTCTTTAAAATCTGGTAATAGACTTAGAGTTGATTTTGCAAAAAATCCTCAACAAATCGAAATTCCAAATTTATTACAACTACAACAAAGTTCTTTTGAAAACTTCCTAATGATAGGAAAACATGATAGAACAGAGGCTGGTATTGAAAAGGTTTTCAAATCTGTATTCCCTATTCATGATGCTCAAAACAGAATCACTTTAGAATATCTAGGAAGTGAAGTTGGAAAACCAAAATATGATGTAAGAGAATCTATGGTTAGAGGATTGACTTATTCAATTCCTTTAAAAATCAATATTAGACTAACACTATGGGATTTAGACGAAAAAACTGGTGAAAAAATTGGTGTTAGAGATATGAAAGAGCAATCTTTATTCATCAGAGAAATTCCATTAATGACAGATAGAACTTCATTTATTGTAAATGGTGTTGAAAGAGTTGTTGTTAATCAGTTACATAGATCTCCAGGTGTAATCTTTAAAGAAGAAGAGTCTAATACTTCTGGTAATAAATTAATTTATACAGGGCAAATTATTCCAGATAGAGGTTCTTGGTTATATTTTGAATATGATGCAAAAGATGTATTATATGTAAGAATAAATAAAAGAAGAAAAGTTCCTGTTACAATTCTATTTAGAGCCCTTGGTTACTCAAAAGAAGATATTATTAAACTTTTCTACCCAATCTTAAATATTAAAATTAAAAATAATAAATTTTTAACTGAATTTAATCCTGATGACTTTACAGGAAGAGTTGAATTTGATATTAAAGATGATAAAGGTAATCTAGTAATTGCTGCTGGAAAAAGACTTACAGCTAGAAAAGGTAAAGCTTTAGTTGATGGTGGTCTTAAACTTGTAGAGTATCCAGTTGATTTATTAATGGACAGATCTACAGCAAATACAATTTATGATCCAGAATCAGGAGAAGTATTATTTGATGCTTTAACTACTCTTGATGAGTTAAAACTTAAAAAACTTCTTGATTTAGGATTTGATAATTTTGATATTGCAAATGACTTAGCAAGTGGAGTTGATGATTCTATTATCAACGCATTTAAAGCTGATGCAGAATCACTTAAACTTTTAAAACAAACAGAACAAATTGATGATGAAAATGACCTATCAGCAATTAGAATTTATAAAGTTATGAGACCAGGTGAACCTGTAACAAAAGAAGCAGCTAAAGAGTTTGTTAAAAAACTATTCTTTGATCCAGAAAGATATGACCTAACAAAAGTTGGAAGAATGAAAATGAACCACAAGTTAGGTGTAAGTGTTCCTGAGTATGTAACAGTACTTACTTATGAAGATATTATCAAAACAGTTCAATATCTTGTAAAAGTAAAAGCTGGTCATGGACACATAGATGATAGAGATCACTTAGGAAACAGAAGAATTAGAGCAATTGGTGAGTTGTTAGCAAATGAGTTACACTCAGGACTTATCAAAATGCAAAAAGCAATTAGAGATAAAATGACTACATTAAGTGGAACATTAGAAGATATAATGCCACACGATTTAGTTAACTCTAAAATGATTACATCAACAATTACAGAGTTCTTTACATCTGGACAATTGTCTCAATTTATGGACCAAACAAACCCACTATCTGAAGTTACTCATAAAAGAAGACTTTCAGCACTTGGTGAGGGTGGTTTAGTTAAAGAAAGAGCAGGGTTTGAAGTTAGGGACGTTCACCCAACTCACTACGGAAGAATCTGTCCAGTTGAGACTCCAGAGGGACAAAATATTGGTCTTATCAATACTTTATCAACTTTCTCAAAAGTTAATGATTTAGGATTTATTGAAGCACCATATAAAAAAGTTCAAGATGGCATTGTAAGTGATGAGATTGTTTATGTAACTGCTACACAAGAGGAAGGTATGATTATTGCTCCTGGTTCAACTAAAGTTGATGACCATGGTAAAATTATTGAACCTCTAATTGAAGCAAGACAAGATGGTGAGATTTTACTTGTTGAAAGAAGTAAAGTAAATCTAATTGATATCTCTTCACAAATGGTTATGGGGGTTGCGGCTTCACTTATTCCATTCTTAGAACACGATGATGCCAACAGAGCACTTATGGGATCAAACATGATGAGACAAGCTGTTCCATTATTAAGACCAAATGCACCTATTGTTGGAACAGGTTTAGAAAAAATTGTTGCAAGAGATGCTTGGGAAGCTATTAAAGCTAAAAGAGCTGGTATAGTTGAAAAAGTAGATGCAAAAAATGTTTACATCAGAGGTGAAGATGAATCAGGTGCATTTATTGATCACTATGAAGTAAATAAAAATGTTAGAACAAACAATAATACATCTTTTGGACAAAGAACTGTTGCAAAAGAGGGTGATATTGTTACTAAAGGGCAAGTAATCGCTGATGGTCCATCTATGGATAATGGAGAACTTGCAGTTGGTGTTAATGCAATGGTTGCCTTTATGCCATGGAATGGTTATAACTATGAGGATGCTATTATTCTATCTCAAAGATTAATTGAGGAAGATGCATTTACTTCTGTTCATATTTATGAAAAAGAGGTTGAGTGTAGAGAATTAAAACATGGTAATGAAGAGATTACAAGAGATCTTCCAGGTGTAAAAGAGGAATCTATTACACACTTAGATAATTCAGGTATTGTAAAAGTTGGAACTTTTGTTAAACCAGGAATGATTCTTGTTGGTAAAGTTACACCAAAAGGTGAAATCAAACCAACACCAGAGGAAAGACTATTAAGAGCTATCTTTGGTGAAAAAGCAGGTCACGTTATAAATAAATCTTTATACTGTCCAACTTCTATGGAAGGTACAGTTGTTGATGTAAAAGTATTTACTAAAAAAGGTTATGAAAAAGACGAAAGAGCAATTGCTGAGATTGAGTCTGAAAAAGCTGAACTTGATATGAAACACCATGATAAGTTATTGATGTTGGATAGAGAAGAGATTCTAAAAATCAATGATCTTTTATCAAAAACTCCTTTAGCAAGTGATGTTGAACTTGATGGAAAAGTATATAAAGCAGGTGGAAGTATCCCTGTTGATGTGCTTGCTGGTGTAAACAGATTTGCAATGAAAAAAGTAGTATCTTCATATTCAAATGAGATTGAAAAAGCATACAATGATATTAAAGAGTACTTTATTAAACAAAAAGCAACTCTAAGAGAAGAGCATGAAGAGAAACTTCAAGTTCTTGAGCATGATGATATTTTACCAAGTGGTGTAATTAAACAAGTTAAAGTTTATATTGCAACTAAGAGAAAAATCAAAGTTGGGGATAAAATGGCGGGAAGACACGGTAACAAAGGTATCGTTTCTAACATTGTTCCTCAAGTTGATATGCCATATTTAGAAAACGGTACAACAGTGGATGTTATTCTTAACCCACTAGGGGTTCCTTCAAGGATGAATATTGGGCAAATCTTAGAGGTTCACTTAGGTCTAGCTGGAAGAAAACTTGGATACCAAATTCAAGATATCTTTGATGCTAAAAAAGCAGATTTTATTGTTGAACTTAGAGCTAAAATGGCTGAGATTGCTGATGTTGCTAAACTAATGGATGGTAAGAAATTTATGGAGTCTTTATCTGATGAAGACTTGATAAGATACGCAAGAGACTGGTCAAAAGGTGTTAGATTTGCAACTCCTGTATTTGATGGTGCAAAAACTGAAGAGTTTGCAAGACTATTTGAGTTAGCAAAAATCGATAGTGATGGTAAAACTACACTTTTTGATGGTAAAACTGGTGATAAAATGAAAGAGAGAGTAAACGTAGGTTATATGTACATGTTGAAACTTCACCACTTAGTTGATGAAAAAGTTCACGCAAGATCTACTGGACCTTACTCACTTGTAACACAACAACCAGTTGGTGGTAAAGCACTATTTGGTGGACAAAGATTTGGAGAGATGGAGGTTTGGGCACTTGAAGCTTATGGTGCTACAAACGTTCTTAAAGAGATGCTTACAACAAAATCAGATGATGTTGAGGGTAGAACAAGAGCTTATAGAGCTATAGCAAACGGTGAAAATGTTCCAGCTTCTGGTGTTCCAGAAACATTCTTCGTATTAACAAAAGAGTTAAAAGCCTTAGGGTTAGATGTAGAGATTTTCGAAGAGGTAGAAGATAATGAGTAA